Genomic segment of Cytophagia bacterium CHB2:
GCGACGTGCCGCTGATTCTGCGGCATTACGGTATCGAGGCCGGGCGTGTGCATCAGGCTTGCACGGATAATCTTGATGACATGCAGACCGGCAATCCCGGCAAGCCCAAGCTCTCGCCGTTGCTCACGGAACTGCTCGAACAGGCGTGGATCACGAGTTCGGTACATCACAAAGAAACCAAGATTCGCTCGGGCGCGCTGTTCGAGGTGTTCATCGCTTCGGAATTGGTGATCAGCAGCGGCTTGATGGAGCTGTTCAACGCCATTAAGCAGGAGGAGCTGCGTAGCGAGTTCTATAAAATCGTGTCCGGTTCGGTGGAAGATTCTGGCGCCGCCGTGGAGGAACTGCCAGTTGAGCAGGCGAGGGAAATTCCGCCGGGCGGCTCGGTGCTCGATCTTTATACCAACAATCTCACCGCGCAAGCCAAAGCCGGCAAGATCGATCCGATCCTGGGCCGTGACGATGAAATTATCCAGATGATCGAAATTCTCAGCCGCCGTAAGAAATCGAATCCCATTTTGCTCGGTGAGCCGGGTGTCGGGAAAACCGCGCTGGTCGAAGGCCTGGCCTTGAAAATCGCGGCGAATGAAGTGCCTGAGGTGTTGAAAGATGTACAGGTTCATGCGCTCGATCTTGGCGCGCTGCAAGCCGGTACTTCCATGCGGGGTGAATTTGAGAAGCGCATGAAAGCCGTGATTACAGCCGTCACTCAATCCGTGCAGCCGATTATTTTATTTATTGATGAAGCGCATACGCTCATCGGTGCGGGCGCGGCGGCTGGCGGCGGTGATGCCGCCAATTTGCTGAAACCGGCGCTGGCGCGCGGCGAGTTTCGCGCAATTGCTGCCACAACATATTTGGAATACAACAAATATTTTGCCAAAGATGCGGCGCTCGAGCGGCGCTTTCAACCGATTCATGTCGCTGAGCCGGAAGACGACATGGCTATGGTCATGCTGCGCGGCATCAAAACGAAATACGAAGCCTATCACGGCATTCACATCACCGACGAAGCGATTGCAGCGGCCGTCAAGCTTTCGCGCCGTTTTATTGCCGGCCGGCAATTGCCGGACAAGGCCGTGGATTTGCTCGATACTTCCGCGACGCGCGTGAAGATGTCGCTCACCAGCAAGCCGCCGAGCCTCGATCTGGAAATCAGCAGGCTGAAATCGATCAACCTGGAAATTGAGACGTTGCAGAAAGACAGTGATTTGAGCATCGGCGATCACGCAGCAAGATTGCAAGAATTGCAAACCGGCAAAGAAAAACTCGAGGCGGAAATCAAAGCCAAAGAAGAGCGCTGGAGCCGGGAATGCGAACTGACAAAGCAGTTGATGGAATTGCGTAAAAAGAAATTTTCCGAAGAAGGCAAAAAAGCAGGCGCTGCGCTCGATACGCAACTCGAGAATTTGAAAAATCAAATCGCTGGATTGCAGGGCGACAAACCGCAAGTCTTTGCCGATGTCACCGGGCAAACGGTTGCAGAAGTGATCGAAGCCTGGACCGGCATTCCCGCGGGCAACATGAATCGCGATGAGATGACGACGCTGCTCAATCTCGAAAACGAGCTGCGCAAGCGTGTCGTCGGGCAGGATCACGCCATCAAGCAAATTGCTGACGTCATTCGCGGTGCGAAAGTTGGTTTAAAGAAGGAAGAAGGCCCGATCGGCGTTTTTCTGCTCGTCGGCCCCAGCGGTGTAGGCAAAACCGAGTTGTCGCGCGCGGTGGCCGAAGCGCTGTTCGGCGAGGAACGCTTCATGGTCACGCTCAATATGACCGAGTATCAGAATGAGTACAATACCTCGCGTTTGATTGGCGCAGATCCCGGCCTGGTAGGCTATGGCGAAGGCGGTGCGCTCAGCGAACCCGTGCGGCGCCGGCCTTATTGCGTCGTCTTGCTGGATGAAGTCGAGAAAGCCAATCCGGCAGTGAAGGATTTGTTCATGCAGGTTTTCGATCGCGGCATGCTGCAAGACGCCGACCGGCGCAATATCAATTTTTCGAATACCATTATTTTCATGACGTCAAATCTTGCTTCCGAGATCTTGTTTGAAAAATACCATGAAGGCTTGACGGACCCCGAGGCATTGTTGGATGAGCTGCGGCCGCATCTCAATCGCTACTTTCGCCCGGAATTTCTAGGCCGGGTGAAGCCGATCGTCTTTCTCCCTCTTGCCGCAGAGGTAATGAGGCAAATCGTGCAAATGAAGCTGCGCCGCGTTGCCAAGCGTTTGCAGGACAATCAAAAGCTCGCCGTGGAATTCGATGAGAAAGTAATCGATGAAATCGTGGCGCTCTGTACCCGCGCGGAAACCGGCGCGCGCAACGTCGACGCCATTGTCGACCGCACCCTCGCGCCCGACATTTCCTCGCGCCTGCTCGGCTTTATGGCCGAAGGCAAATCGCCTACAAAGCTGAAAGTGGGGATTGATGAGGAGAGGGAGTTGCAGTATAAGTTTGAATAAAAAATCATCGGACACTGATTGCGCAGATAAGCACAGATCAAAAACTCTATAAATCTGCGTGAATCTGCACAATCTGTGGCCCATTTTTAGAACGCTGTTATACGGCTTGTAACGGGGAATACTATGAAATCAGACGGCAAACACGCTGAAGTCACGGAATTAATCATCTGAGCGTTTTATACCGTTTACAACACTCTCGGATACGGATTTCTGGAGAAGGTTTATCGTAGAGCAATGATCATCGAGTTGTCCAAACTCGGGCTCCAAGCCATCGAAGAAGCGGCGATTCAGGTTTACTATGACGGTCAGATTGTCGGCAATTTTTCGGCAGATATCTTGGTTGCCGATAAAGTCATTGTTGAAACCAAATCAAAGCGGACATTGTTGGAAGAACATGAGGCACAATTGCTGCATTACCTCAAATCCACGATTTGCGAAGTCGGGTTGCTGCTCAATTTCGGAACTGAGCCGCAGGTTAAAAGAAAAGTTTACGACAACGACCGCAAAGGCGGATTATCGTGGACAAAAATGGCTCAGATTAACGCAGGTTAACAACAAGCTATTGAATTAGAAAGCCTATTAATCTGGCATTGAAGTATTCAGGCCGTAAATTTCCTAAAGTTAGATGAAAAAATCTGTGTAAATCAGATTTATCTGTGTCCTGATTTATTCCACAACGGAATCCCAACCCATGGTCCAATATTTCTCCAACCAACCCTTCTACAAGCTCCATTTCAGCGAGCTGGAAGAAAACGCCGTGAAGGTTCTCTCCTTCGAAGGCGAAGAAAACCTCTCGCGCTTGTTCGAGTATCGTTTCGATCTGCTCTCGGAAGACGCGGAGCTGGATGCGGCCAGCATTCTCAACAAGAAGGCGACATTCATTCTCACACGCGGCGACGAAGAGCCTATCAAAATTCATGGCATCATTTCGCATTTCGAGCAGCGCGGCCGCACGCCGGATTATGTCTCTTATTATGCCGTGCTCGTGCCCAAGATGTGGCGGCTCACCCTCACCTATCAAAGCGAAATCTACCAGCAGATGAACATTGAGAAAGTGATCAAAAAGGTGATGGAAACCTCCGGGTTTTCCGGCCAGGATTTCGAAATCAATCTGTCGGAATCCTATCCGGAACTCGAGTATGTTGTGCAATACCGTGAAACCAATTTTAATTTTCTCAACCGCCGGTTGGAGCATTTCGGCATTTATTATCGCTTTGATCACCGCAATGACAACGATGTGATCGTCTTTACCGACGCAAATGACAGTCTGCCGAAGATCGCATTGGACGGTAATTTGCGCTACAGTGCCGACAAGGATCAGCTTGACGAGCAGGAAACCGTGAGCGAGCTGACCTGCCAGCAGCGCGTGGTCACAGGATTGGTGAAGCTGAAGGATTACAACTATCTTTATCCTGAAAAACAACTTGAAGCAGAGAGTCAGATCGATTCGGATTCGCCCGGTATGTATTATGAATTCGGCGATAACTTTGAAGATGACAATCAAGCCGCTGCATTGGCTAGAATTCGCAATCAAGAGATTCTGGCGGGCAAGACGGTTTTCAAGGGCAAAAGCGACTGCCGCTTGTTCCAGGCCGGATTCAAATTCAAGCTGGGCAGGCATTATCGCGAGGAATGGAACAACGAATACATTCTCACGCGAGTGCTCTCGCGCGGCACCCAGCGCGGCTTGTTCAGCATTTTGCCGCGTGCAGGCAAGATTGAGCCGACGTATCAAAATTATTTCGAGGCGATTCCGATCGATATCGCTTATCGTCCGCCGCGGCGCACGCCCATTCCGCGTATTCCGGGGATTATGAGTGCAAGGATCGAATCTGCGGCGGGCGATGAGTATGCCTATATCGACGATCACGGCCGCTATCGCGCGAAAATGCTGTTTGATGTTGCAGACCGGCCCAACGGCGAAGGCACCTTGCCGATTCGCCAGGTGCAAGCCTATTCGGGCTCAGGCTACGGCATGCACTTTCCAAATCACGCTGACACCGAAATGGTCTGGGCCTGCGTGGATGGCGATGTTGATCGGCCCGTGGGTTTGGGAACGGTGCCAAACCCCTCAAACTCTTCGCCTTCCACCGACGGCAACAAAGCGCAGAGCGTGATCCGTACCGCCGGCCAAAACGAGCTGACGCTCGACGATACGACGGGCAGCGAGAATATTTATTTGCATGGCACCAAGGACTGGACCATTGATATCGTCAATGACAAGAATCAGACGATTGGGCATGATGAGACGGCGCAGGTCGGGAATAACCGCTCCCGCAATGTCGGCAATGATGAAAGCGTTTCCGTGGGGCATGATCGTTCACGCAACGTGGGAAACAATGAAACGGTATCGGTGGGAAATAACCGCGATCAAACGGTGGGGGCGAATCAAAGCGTGACCGTCGGCAGCAACAGTACTCTCAATGTGGGCGCCAACCGGTCGGAAAAAATCGGCGCAAACCATACAGAGAGCGTCGGCGGCAACGCGAAGCAAACTGTCGCAAAAATGAAAACCGAAATGGTTGGCCTGGTCAAAACCTCAACCATCGGAGGCGCATATCAAATCACTGTCGGCGCGGCGATGAATGAAACGGTCGGCGGCGC
This window contains:
- the tssH gene encoding type VI secretion system ATPase TssH translates to MQSKDLRSLLLKLNNYLVRTLDTATGMGIKRNHYEITIEHLLVALLEDGQGDVPLILRHYGIEAGRVHQACTDNLDDMQTGNPGKPKLSPLLTELLEQAWITSSVHHKETKIRSGALFEVFIASELVISSGLMELFNAIKQEELRSEFYKIVSGSVEDSGAAVEELPVEQAREIPPGGSVLDLYTNNLTAQAKAGKIDPILGRDDEIIQMIEILSRRKKSNPILLGEPGVGKTALVEGLALKIAANEVPEVLKDVQVHALDLGALQAGTSMRGEFEKRMKAVITAVTQSVQPIILFIDEAHTLIGAGAAAGGGDAANLLKPALARGEFRAIAATTYLEYNKYFAKDAALERRFQPIHVAEPEDDMAMVMLRGIKTKYEAYHGIHITDEAIAAAVKLSRRFIAGRQLPDKAVDLLDTSATRVKMSLTSKPPSLDLEISRLKSINLEIETLQKDSDLSIGDHAARLQELQTGKEKLEAEIKAKEERWSRECELTKQLMELRKKKFSEEGKKAGAALDTQLENLKNQIAGLQGDKPQVFADVTGQTVAEVIEAWTGIPAGNMNRDEMTTLLNLENELRKRVVGQDHAIKQIADVIRGAKVGLKKEEGPIGVFLLVGPSGVGKTELSRAVAEALFGEERFMVTLNMTEYQNEYNTSRLIGADPGLVGYGEGGALSEPVRRRPYCVVLLDEVEKANPAVKDLFMQVFDRGMLQDADRRNINFSNTIIFMTSNLASEILFEKYHEGLTDPEALLDELRPHLNRYFRPEFLGRVKPIVFLPLAAEVMRQIVQMKLRRVAKRLQDNQKLAVEFDEKVIDEIVALCTRAETGARNVDAIVDRTLAPDISSRLLGFMAEGKSPTKLKVGIDEERELQYKFE
- the tssI gene encoding type VI secretion system tip protein VgrG, with translation MVQYFSNQPFYKLHFSELEENAVKVLSFEGEENLSRLFEYRFDLLSEDAELDAASILNKKATFILTRGDEEPIKIHGIISHFEQRGRTPDYVSYYAVLVPKMWRLTLTYQSEIYQQMNIEKVIKKVMETSGFSGQDFEINLSESYPELEYVVQYRETNFNFLNRRLEHFGIYYRFDHRNDNDVIVFTDANDSLPKIALDGNLRYSADKDQLDEQETVSELTCQQRVVTGLVKLKDYNYLYPEKQLEAESQIDSDSPGMYYEFGDNFEDDNQAAALARIRNQEILAGKTVFKGKSDCRLFQAGFKFKLGRHYREEWNNEYILTRVLSRGTQRGLFSILPRAGKIEPTYQNYFEAIPIDIAYRPPRRTPIPRIPGIMSARIESAAGDEYAYIDDHGRYRAKMLFDVADRPNGEGTLPIRQVQAYSGSGYGMHFPNHADTEMVWACVDGDVDRPVGLGTVPNPSNSSPSTDGNKAQSVIRTAGQNELTLDDTTGSENIYLHGTKDWTIDIVNDKNQTIGHDETAQVGNNRSRNVGNDESVSVGHDRSRNVGNNETVSVGNNRDQTVGANQSVTVGSNSTLNVGANRSEKIGANHTESVGGNAKQTVAKMKTEMVGLVKTSTIGGAYQITVGAAMNETVGGAKSEQVGLSKTVFVGMSSKEQIGRTKKLTAGEKIELICGSGKITIEKNGKITIEGTELNLSASGPVTINGAVVDIN